A region of the Leucobacter komagatae genome:
CGAGTCGCCGTACGAGGGCAGTGTCGCGCTCACGAGCACCGAAACCGCCCTGCTCACGGTGCTCGCGGCCGAGCCCGGTCGGACGTTCTCGCGTGAGGAATTGCTGGGCCGCGTGTTCGCCCAGGGAGAGAGCGAAACCACGGTAGAGACCTACGTGCACTACCTCCGGCGAAAGACCGATAAAGACCTCATCGAGACGGTTCGCGGGCGCGGGTACAGGCTCGGCCGGCTCGCCTAGCCTCGGGGGAAGATCGTCGAGAATGCGAATTTGACAATATTTCAGTATTTGCAAATACTGGTTGCGGCGCGTGCCTTCGGGATTGTTCGCCCGTCGTCTCTCTCGGCGACGTCGACGCGCCTGGCATGGCTTTGTCAGGCAACACGAAAGAAGTTTCTATGTCTCACCAGCGACGATTGCGGCGCGTGTTCGCCGGCGGCGCGGCAGCGCTGATTGCCCTCACCGGGGTCGGATTAAGTTCTGCGCCGGCCCTCGCGGACGACGGCGAGGCTGAGGGGGCTACGGCAACGTCGGTCCCCGAAACCTTCGCAAGTGGGGACCGGCTCCAGGGCCGGTTCGTCATAGTGAACTCTTCGCGGCTCTCACACGCAGTCAAACCCGCTCCGGACGGAATGGCGCCGATCTCGTCGTCCCGCACCGTCAGTGGTAAGCCCTTGGTCGGGCACGCCGGCGAGTACTCGTTTCCTGGGCTTGGTAACACTGGCGAGATTCGCGCATTCGATGGGCGTTGCATGACGCAGACCGAGCCGATGACCATGATGGCCTGCAACGGCATGGATCTTCAGCAGTTCACGCTCCGTGCTGACGGCCAGCTTGTCGCGGCGTCGACCGGATATGGCATTGTCGGGCGACAGCGGAACTCAACGGACGGTAACCCGCCGATGTACGCGAACTACGAGGTGATGGGTGGGTCTCAGCTGCGCACCGACCTGCTGAGCCCCTCGACGCCGGACTACCCCGCGTTCTCTGCGCGCTTCCAGTCATCCGACGCGGTCGCAAGGTCTGCGGTTCTCGTTGGTACGGGCAAGCCCGGAACGGAGGTCAGCCTGAACGGTGGCCCTCGCGTAGTCGTTGGCCCTTACGGTTGGTCTGCAACGGTGACGAACCTGAATCTCGGGCAGAACTCAGTACGTGTTGACGTTTTTGAGGGTGGCCGATGGCTTGAGAGCGCTACAGTCCAGGTCAACCTGCAGCTGAATGCTCTCAGCGCTCAGGTTGATTTCTCGAACGACCTCGCGCAGAACGCGACGATCTCTGGCTACGCGCACCCCGGCGCAGCGGTCGAGATTTGGCAGGGGAACACCCGTGTAACGACTGTCAACGCGAACGGCTCAAACGGATACTTTTCGGCGGGTATCGCCGCACCAAACGCCGGCGGCGTGAAGACCTACACGGTCAAGCAGGTCGTCGGTGGCACGGCAGCTCCCGGCAGCGTTGACGTCTCCGCAGACTACGGCTCAGCCGTCACGATTTCGACACCACTGAACGGGCAGACCCATGGCGGCGGCGCACTGCGTTTCCAGGGTTACGGTGTGCCTGGCGGCAACGTGGTGCTCGCTCAGCGCGGGGTCGCAGGCCAGCTCGGCTCGGCCACCGTCGCGTCGAACGGCCTGTGGACGATCGACGTCGCAAACGTTGCGAAACGAAACCTCAGCTTTGATGTCACCCAGACGGGTCGCGGAGCAAACGTCACGACAGCAGCGGTCGAGATCAATCCCGGCGTGAAGGACGAGGAGCTCACCGTGCTCACGCCCGCCGAGGGCGCGAAGCTGAAGGAGGGTATCGTCACCTTCACCGGCACCGCGAACGCCGGAGCGTCGATTGAGCTCCGCTCGAACCTGACCGGTGCCCTGCTCGGGTCGACAACGGCGCGTGCCGACAGCACCTGGTCTGCCTCGGTGAACCGTGCGCTGACCGCCGGAAACTACACGATTCTTGTGAAGAACGCTGGTCTTGAGGTCGCTCGATCATTCGTGATCGAAGCCCCCGCGGTGCAGGAGCGCCTGACCGTCGTGACGCCCGCGGCGGGCGCGAAATTGAACCCCGGCACCGTGACCTTCACCGGAACGGCAAACCCCGGCGCGAAGGTTGAGCTTCGCTCGAACGTGTCAGGTGCACTGCTCGGCAGCACAACCGCGAAGGCAGACGGCACCTGGGTGACCGATGTGAACCGCCAGCTCGGCGCCGGCGACTACACCATCGTTGTGAAGAACGGCTCGCTCACCGTTCCGCGCTCGTTCACGGTGGGCACGCCCGCCGCTCAGGAGCGCCTCGAAGTGACCGCTCCGGCAGCGGGGGAGCGGCTGCGCCCCGGCACCGTCACCTTCGTTGGCACGGCGAACCCCGGCGCCCGCATTGAGCTCGTCTCGAACGTCTCGGGCGGTCTCCTCGGCAGTACGACCGCGAAGTCTGACGGCACCTGGGTGACCGACGTCAACCGTCAGCTCGGCAAGGGCGACTACGTGATCGTCGTGAAGAATGGCGCGCTCAAAGTGACGCGGGCGTTCTCGATTGGCGATCAGCCCATCGGTGCCCCGCTCACCGTGACAAGCCCCGCGCAGAACGCGGTCCTCGAACCCGGAACGGTTGAGTTCATGGGTACTTCCGAGCCCGGCGCCAGCATCGAAATCCGCTCGAAGAGCACCAGCGCGCTGCTCGGCACGGGCACGGCGAGCGGCAGCGGCAACTGGGCGGTGACGCTGAATCGCAAGCTCGGCGTCGACAACTACTTCCTGCAGGTGAAGTCGGGGAGCCAGACCGTCGACCGTCAGTTCTCGGTCGCTGAGAAGACGGTGCCCGGGGAGCGACTTGACGTCGTGACCCCGGCCGCGGGCAGCACGCTCCGGAGCGGCCAGGTCACCTTCACCGGTACCGCGAACCCCGGCGCGAAGGTGCAGCTGCGCTCGAACGTCTCGGGCATCGTGCTCGGGGAAGGGACCGCGAACTCGGCCGGGAACTGGAGCGCGACAACCACGAACGCCCTCGGCGAGGGCACCTACACGATCGTCGTGGCAAACGGGAAGCTGCGCGTTGAGCGCACGTTCCGCATCTCCGACGCGCCTGTGATCGGGCTGCTCGAAGTGACAAGCCCGGCTCAGAACGCGGTCGTCAACCCGGGCCCGGTCACCTTCACGGGCATCGCCGAGCCGGGAGCGAGAGTCGTGCTTCGTTCCAACGTCTCAGGCCTGACGCTCGGTGAAGGCACAGCGATGGGAAGCGGAAACTGGTCGGTCACGACCAACATGCAGCTCGGCGTCGCCACATACACAATCCTTGTGGAGAGCTCGGGCAACCAGGTCGCGCGAACCTTCCAGGTGCGATAGCGGTAAGCAGTAGCGAACCGAGTGCAGGCTCCGTTTCGGGGCAGTTCGGGGCTGGCGTCTGGGAATCATTCCCGGCCGCCAGCCCCGCCCGCGTGCCCGGTTCGCTGTTGAGTCGCGAAGTGCGGGATACTGGTGGGTGGCGCATTTTCGCCCGCACGCACCTTGGGGAGGGCACGCATCATGGATCTGTCGGCTACGAACGAATCACCGCTGAACCGCTACGGATCGCTGGAGGAAGCCCTCGTGCACCGGCGTGCACCGGTGCCGAACCGCGTGTTTCTGCGCACCATGTTGAACCGGATTCCGGTCGAGCGGCTCATGCGGGCCGAGGGCGGCATCACCGTCGTGCGGTCGGACGGTGGCCCCGACATTCAGGTGCGCCAGGGCTACTCGGTCGGGTTCATGTCGGAAGAGGACGCGATCGCCGCGGCCGGCAGCGAGGCGCCGCGGTGGCGCAGCAGTCGTCGGCCCGGGATGTGGGCCGTTGACCACCCCCTGCACGGGCGCGGCTCGATCATCGAGGCCGAGGAGCTCGCGGCCGAGCGTGGCCCAGTGAAGGCGTCGCGCGCGAAGGGCACCCGGGCTGCGAAGCCGAAGGCCGAGCCGAAGGTGAAGCCCGCGGCCCAGCAGGAGCGCGTGCAGCCAGTCTGCCCGAACTGCTTCATGATGATGGCGCTGTCGGGCGTCTGCGGCAACTGCTCGTAGCCCGCGGAGGCCGAGGGTAGCCGCTGGCGGTAGGCTCGTCTGGTGCCCCCGCGTTCTCCATTGCCCCAGCGTATGGGGCTTGACGCCGCCTGGCTGAACACCGCGGCGCGGCCTGGCGAAGACCCGCGGGCGTGGCGCTCAATGCACGACTGGCTGCACTTCCGGGTCGGCGCGCACATCGATGTCGACGCATTCATCGCGGGCGGCAGGTTCGTGCTCGAGTCGGGCGACCCCGTGCTCGCCGGCGACCCGTACCGGTCGAACGTGTTCGTGTGGTTCTATCGCGACCTGCCAGACGAGGCCCCGGTGCCCGGCAGCATTCCGGTGCTGTTCCGCGACGACCGCATCGTTGTCGTGGATAAGCCGGCCTTCCTCTCGACGATTCCGCGGGGCCGCCACGTGCGCGAGAGCGTCGTCGTGCGCATGCGCCACGAGCTCGGCCTGCCCGAGCTCACCCCGATGCACCGCCTCGATCGGGTGACGTCTGGCGTGCTGCTCATGTCGATCGAGCGCAGGTACCGCGGCGCGTACCAGACGATGTTTCAAGACGGCGA
Encoded here:
- a CDS encoding pseudouridine synthase → MPPRSPLPQRMGLDAAWLNTAARPGEDPRAWRSMHDWLHFRVGAHIDVDAFIAGGRFVLESGDPVLAGDPYRSNVFVWFYRDLPDEAPVPGSIPVLFRDDRIVVVDKPAFLSTIPRGRHVRESVVVRMRHELGLPELTPMHRLDRVTSGVLLMSIERRYRGAYQTMFQDGEVTKTYRAVAPLLEGLELPATVRNHLHKVPGTMQAEVLTGKEPNSESLVELERALSPDEEALLGGEPGRAVYRLTPRTGKTHQLRIHLWSLGIPIEGDPLYPVARDVAIDDFTTPLQLLASELRFTDPVDGSERCFVSERALPLAAHPAT
- a CDS encoding Ig-like domain-containing protein codes for the protein MTQTEPMTMMACNGMDLQQFTLRADGQLVAASTGYGIVGRQRNSTDGNPPMYANYEVMGGSQLRTDLLSPSTPDYPAFSARFQSSDAVARSAVLVGTGKPGTEVSLNGGPRVVVGPYGWSATVTNLNLGQNSVRVDVFEGGRWLESATVQVNLQLNALSAQVDFSNDLAQNATISGYAHPGAAVEIWQGNTRVTTVNANGSNGYFSAGIAAPNAGGVKTYTVKQVVGGTAAPGSVDVSADYGSAVTISTPLNGQTHGGGALRFQGYGVPGGNVVLAQRGVAGQLGSATVASNGLWTIDVANVAKRNLSFDVTQTGRGANVTTAAVEINPGVKDEELTVLTPAEGAKLKEGIVTFTGTANAGASIELRSNLTGALLGSTTARADSTWSASVNRALTAGNYTILVKNAGLEVARSFVIEAPAVQERLTVVTPAAGAKLNPGTVTFTGTANPGAKVELRSNVSGALLGSTTAKADGTWVTDVNRQLGAGDYTIVVKNGSLTVPRSFTVGTPAAQERLEVTAPAAGERLRPGTVTFVGTANPGARIELVSNVSGGLLGSTTAKSDGTWVTDVNRQLGKGDYVIVVKNGALKVTRAFSIGDQPIGAPLTVTSPAQNAVLEPGTVEFMGTSEPGASIEIRSKSTSALLGTGTASGSGNWAVTLNRKLGVDNYFLQVKSGSQTVDRQFSVAEKTVPGERLDVVTPAAGSTLRSGQVTFTGTANPGAKVQLRSNVSGIVLGEGTANSAGNWSATTTNALGEGTYTIVVANGKLRVERTFRISDAPVIGLLEVTSPAQNAVVNPGPVTFTGIAEPGARVVLRSNVSGLTLGEGTAMGSGNWSVTTNMQLGVATYTILVESSGNQVARTFQVR